A genomic region of Pseudomonas abietaniphila contains the following coding sequences:
- a CDS encoding tetratricopeptide repeat protein yields MKAVIAALGLVLLSGCATDGSAPWLAQATSRSCAKPTSDQELALNMAQDMADEGRLHASLANLESLPSTLPEVRLRKARVLRLLGSNEAEPLYKSLLGTCRAAEGEHGLGQLAAARGDNGQALMHLQAAVKLSPTDEKIRNDLGVVYLNQLKLDQARFQFLTAIELKQSDTLAALNMVTLLIYQDDWTQAAELVSRTGLTPDQVNDAQARAEKLKGASGGSPIKTDKVATVTDPAVIAGRQP; encoded by the coding sequence ATGAAAGCAGTCATCGCCGCATTGGGACTGGTCCTGCTCAGCGGGTGTGCCACGGATGGCAGCGCGCCCTGGCTAGCTCAGGCCACCAGCCGCAGTTGCGCCAAGCCAACCTCGGATCAGGAGCTGGCGTTGAACATGGCGCAGGACATGGCCGACGAAGGTCGTCTGCACGCCAGCCTGGCCAACCTCGAAAGCCTGCCGTCCACGCTGCCGGAGGTTCGGCTGCGCAAGGCGCGGGTGTTGCGCCTGTTGGGCAGCAATGAGGCCGAGCCGCTGTACAAGAGTTTGCTGGGCACCTGTCGGGCAGCCGAAGGCGAGCACGGTCTGGGTCAGCTGGCAGCAGCGCGCGGGGACAATGGTCAGGCGTTGATGCATTTGCAGGCCGCCGTGAAGCTGTCGCCCACTGACGAGAAAATCCGTAATGACCTCGGAGTGGTGTATCTCAATCAACTGAAGCTCGACCAGGCGCGGTTCCAGTTTCTGACGGCGATCGAACTCAAGCAGTCCGACACGCTGGCCGCGCTGAACATGGTGACGTTGTTGATCTATCAGGACGACTGGACCCAGGCGGCGGAGCTGGTGTCGCGGACGGGGCTGACACCGGATCAGGTCAACGATGCGCAAGCCCGCGCCGAAAAACTCAAGGGCGCCTCGGGCGGTTCGCCCATCAAAACCGACAAGGTCGCCACCGTCACCGATCCCGCCGTGATTGCAGGGAGACAGCCATGA
- a CDS encoding DUF3613 domain-containing protein, translated as MNIRVLIGISLAFVAGTAAAIEPGPSSPDQKQTDAWLQLQASGKAASSVPQPSSPIERDLSMQRWLNSYQHPIPDFYEQKKGGSVSGGGSGSN; from the coding sequence ATGAACATCCGTGTGTTGATCGGCATCAGTCTGGCATTCGTCGCTGGAACTGCCGCAGCGATTGAGCCAGGACCTTCCTCGCCAGACCAGAAGCAGACCGACGCCTGGCTGCAACTGCAAGCCAGCGGCAAGGCCGCATCGTCGGTGCCGCAACCCTCAAGCCCCATCGAACGCGACCTGAGCATGCAGCGCTGGTTGAACAGCTATCAGCATCCCATCCCGGACTTTTACGAGCAGAAAAAGGGCGGCAGTGTGTCGGGGGGCGGCTCAGGGAGTAACTGA
- a CDS encoding transposase, with protein sequence MQERKTYTREFKQRAASMVLDDNCSVPDVCASMDVGPTALRRWVDQVRKERQKGQPVAGTKAISDEQRELQQLRAKIKRLETEAEILKKATALLMSDPDRFS encoded by the coding sequence ATGCAAGAACGAAAGACCTATACCCGCGAGTTCAAGCAACGTGCTGCAAGCATGGTTCTTGACGATAACTGTTCGGTTCCCGATGTCTGCGCATCAATGGACGTCGGTCCTACGGCTCTGCGCCGCTGGGTTGATCAGGTTCGTAAAGAACGCCAAAAAGGACAGCCCGTTGCAGGCACCAAGGCGATCAGCGATGAGCAGCGAGAACTCCAGCAGTTACGCGCCAAGATCAAACGCCTTGAGACCGAGGCCGAAATCCTAAAAAAGGCTACCGCTCTCTTAATGTCGGATCCCGATCGTTTTTCCTGA
- a CDS encoding IS3 family transposase: MRESGSYPTCQLCDALGVSRSAFYDWLHRRSAPDAKRDVLRAKVVQLHAESRESAGARMISQCLKAQQLRVGRYLAGKLMAEANLTSRQRRRHPYRSRGVEAFVAKNLLERNFQPAAINQVWCGDVTSLMVGKRWYHLAVVIDLFARRVVGWAFSLINDANLVTKALRMAVEVRGRHAGLMFHSDQGCQYTSQRFQAGLLEHGITQSMSRRGQCWDNAPTERFFGTLKSEWVPAKGYTEIEEARRDMTSFFMRYNRTRLHSYNNYLSPIAMEQQAA; the protein is encoded by the coding sequence CTGAGAGAGTCAGGCTCGTATCCGACCTGCCAGCTTTGTGACGCGCTGGGCGTTTCTCGCAGCGCGTTCTATGACTGGCTTCATCGTCGTTCAGCGCCGGATGCCAAGCGTGACGTGCTCCGGGCAAAGGTCGTGCAATTGCATGCTGAAAGCAGAGAAAGTGCGGGGGCGAGAATGATTTCTCAGTGTTTGAAGGCCCAGCAGCTCAGGGTTGGAAGGTATCTGGCTGGAAAACTCATGGCAGAGGCAAACCTGACCAGCAGGCAGCGCCGTCGCCACCCGTATCGCTCCAGAGGGGTTGAGGCATTTGTGGCCAAGAATCTGCTTGAACGTAATTTTCAGCCAGCAGCCATCAATCAGGTCTGGTGCGGCGACGTTACCAGTCTGATGGTCGGGAAACGTTGGTACCACTTGGCCGTGGTCATCGACCTGTTCGCCCGACGAGTCGTTGGGTGGGCATTTTCTCTGATCAATGACGCCAACCTGGTCACCAAAGCGCTCAGGATGGCGGTAGAAGTACGAGGCAGGCATGCAGGTCTGATGTTTCATTCGGATCAAGGCTGCCAGTACACCAGCCAACGCTTCCAGGCTGGACTGCTTGAGCATGGCATCACCCAAAGCATGAGCCGCAGAGGCCAGTGCTGGGACAATGCGCCGACGGAGCGATTCTTTGGCACGCTCAAATCAGAATGGGTACCCGCCAAGGGCTATACAGAGATCGAAGAAGCCAGACGGGACATGACCAGCTTCTTTATGCGATACAACCGAACCAGGCTCCACAGCTACAACAACTACCTGTCGCCAATAGCCATGGAGCAGCAGGCAGCTTGA
- a CDS encoding response regulator transcription factor, protein MNKYSAVKVLVVDDQPLIVDEITEFLEGSGYRCVPCYSSREALERFRDDSAIAIVLCDLDMPGMNGIELVEAMKVLAGKKRIFESIMLTGRAEKQDVIKALRAGIADYYQKPVDLNEMLEGVQRQQASLEERVKNVQHLGHLNDKLQFLAASIDDLCQDLDKSRQLAQPVIGDSDVDFEMPAIFEQLSPRQLEVAKLVSKGQTNYQIACELGITENTVKLYVSQVLRLTHMHNRTQLALALSPNNAAARGRVTAH, encoded by the coding sequence GTGAACAAGTATTCAGCCGTGAAGGTGTTGGTGGTCGACGATCAGCCCCTTATCGTCGATGAGATCACCGAATTTCTGGAAGGCAGCGGCTACCGCTGCGTGCCCTGTTATTCGAGCCGGGAGGCGCTGGAACGATTCCGCGACGACAGCGCCATTGCCATCGTGCTGTGTGACCTGGACATGCCCGGCATGAACGGCATCGAACTGGTGGAAGCCATGAAGGTGCTGGCCGGGAAGAAACGCATCTTCGAATCCATCATGCTCACCGGTCGCGCCGAGAAACAGGACGTGATCAAGGCCCTGCGGGCCGGGATAGCCGATTATTATCAGAAACCCGTGGACCTGAACGAGATGCTCGAAGGCGTGCAACGCCAGCAAGCATCACTGGAGGAGCGGGTGAAAAACGTCCAGCACCTGGGCCATCTCAACGACAAGTTGCAGTTTCTGGCGGCGTCCATCGACGACCTTTGCCAGGACCTGGACAAATCACGACAGCTCGCTCAGCCGGTCATCGGGGACAGCGATGTCGACTTTGAAATGCCCGCCATCTTCGAACAACTCTCCCCGCGCCAGCTGGAGGTCGCCAAGCTGGTGAGCAAAGGCCAGACCAACTACCAGATCGCCTGCGAGCTGGGCATCACGGAAAACACCGTGAAGCTGTATGTGTCTCAAGTCCTGCGGCTGACCCACATGCACAACCGCACCCAACTGGCGCTGGCGTTGTCACCGAACAATGCCGCGGCACGGGGGCGTGTGACGGCGCATTGA
- a CDS encoding prepilin peptidase — translation MNLLGLLLWFAVCADQDARGRKVSNALTFGGTLFFLMYLLINGNSWLGAPAPDAWWALLLALVMTLPGYALNRLGAGDVKLLVALALGSDYVHLLGTFIGAGVATVIWLILRQKRWCHVSQRVRNRYPNLAPHASNKQPFVPFLFVGFAATALSIH, via the coding sequence ATGAATTTACTTGGTCTGCTGCTGTGGTTTGCCGTCTGTGCCGATCAGGACGCCCGAGGCAGAAAGGTTTCCAACGCATTGACGTTCGGGGGCACGCTGTTTTTTCTGATGTACCTGCTGATAAACGGCAACAGCTGGCTCGGCGCCCCGGCGCCGGATGCGTGGTGGGCGTTACTGTTGGCCCTGGTCATGACCCTGCCGGGTTATGCCTTGAACAGGCTCGGCGCAGGCGATGTGAAACTCTTGGTCGCCTTGGCGCTGGGCAGCGATTACGTACACCTTTTGGGGACGTTTATCGGGGCCGGGGTGGCCACTGTGATCTGGCTGATCCTGCGTCAAAAACGCTGGTGCCATGTGAGTCAACGGGTTAGAAACCGATACCCCAACCTTGCGCCGCACGCGTCAAACAAACAGCCCTTCGTGCCGTTTTTGTTTGTAGGCTTCGCGGCGACGGCGCTCTCGATCCACTAG
- a CDS encoding TadE/TadG family type IV pilus assembly protein — MRRIPRNFSPLKQKGAAAIEFALVFVVFFAVFYGVVTYSLPLLMMQSFNNAAAEAVRQSVAISPSAANYQTLVPNQAKAALATHLNWIPSFNVASDATVSFDGKLLRVLISYPKTKLTQILPVLTLPGVGDVPNLPTYLSAEASLQLAP, encoded by the coding sequence ATGCGAAGGATTCCCCGCAATTTTTCCCCCCTTAAACAAAAAGGCGCTGCGGCCATCGAGTTCGCCTTGGTGTTCGTCGTTTTTTTCGCCGTTTTCTATGGTGTGGTGACCTACAGCCTGCCGCTTCTGATGATGCAATCCTTCAACAACGCCGCCGCCGAAGCGGTCCGTCAGAGCGTAGCCATCAGCCCAAGCGCCGCCAACTACCAGACACTGGTGCCCAACCAGGCCAAAGCCGCGCTGGCCACTCACCTGAATTGGATACCGTCGTTCAACGTTGCCTCGGACGCCACCGTGTCTTTCGACGGCAAGTTACTACGGGTTCTGATCAGTTATCCGAAAACCAAGCTGACCCAGATCTTGCCGGTCCTGACGCTGCCCGGGGTTGGCGACGTGCCGAATCTGCCGACCTATCTATCTGCTGAAGCGAGCCTGCAACTTGCCCCTTAA
- a CDS encoding PAS domain-containing sensor histidine kinase, translating into MPLKNEILNRWLGRADAPPERETVVIEPTQASADWHMQLDEDGRVTSISKSLRGALGLAAAIAPAQRLLGYLMPSSALVVEGVPKEWLGHMLDLDFKRPNGNVLHTRGWVQAQGGVWLLQLLDIGDLMEEANVAQSRQQCLRLAGQIAEKVRGCHVERLQSVTADQLEELAQSYRVPCLALALAEPGGVGWRIYAHYNAHTAPQLWQDSQRLGTDLDSLNGTVTHQIDFSVPTPLVHLQSAFGNANGFLLPHHKEGSVKAWLLFGFYDAAQQVPDLGEREWMNLCSALAGPILYRHADQAHRHQLERLAVLQDLLGTGWWELLPDSEEVQLAPQLARTLGLPETSDVLPLAEWLQLIHPADRHELESRMGLLRDQGTPMLSCVRLRQDDSGEAPVWLRIQGQVLVSGQARRVLGFMLDVSDIKNQETQAAAAHARLDNLIASSPAVIYVLEYDRGSLEPTFFSASLTPLLGWTLAECSDGQLTQYIHPEDRDIWFQRTRQLLREGVVSCRYRLRDKKGEYHWLLDEARLLRDDLGMPVEAVGLWLDVTEATQATERVRESEERYRILVEDSPAMICRYTPDLRLNFGNRPLADYLECTPAELPGINLGEWFSAEQKEAFLRRIDELTPESPTTTAEICLELPGREHAWWVWADRGVFDDSGKLIEIQAVGRDNTEIRRTRMQLNQSAKMATLGEMATGLAHEINQPLNVMRMAVVNVLKRLSNGDVEVDYLTDKLNRIDTQVQRAARVVNHMRVFGRRSEIEQQLFDPIDAVDGTLNMLSEGMKGKGVELQIDEPGPRVQVRGHVDQLEQVLINLMVNARDALLSKREKNHDFEPWIALHVEQDEQTIWLVVEDNGGGIDPRLLERIFEPFFTTKPVGVGTGLGLSVSYGIVEQMGGRLSVSNSSEGACFRVALPIVRE; encoded by the coding sequence TTGCCCCTTAAAAACGAAATCCTCAATCGCTGGCTCGGGCGCGCCGATGCGCCTCCAGAGCGCGAAACCGTCGTGATCGAGCCCACCCAGGCCAGTGCCGACTGGCACATGCAGCTGGATGAAGACGGGCGCGTCACGAGCATCAGCAAGTCGTTGCGCGGGGCGTTGGGCCTGGCGGCAGCGATAGCGCCAGCACAACGGTTACTCGGTTACTTGATGCCCAGCAGCGCACTGGTGGTGGAGGGTGTGCCCAAAGAATGGCTGGGGCACATGCTTGACCTGGATTTCAAGCGGCCCAACGGCAACGTGTTGCACACCCGTGGCTGGGTGCAGGCGCAAGGCGGTGTTTGGCTGTTGCAGTTACTCGACATCGGCGACCTCATGGAAGAGGCCAACGTCGCGCAGAGCCGCCAGCAGTGCCTGCGGCTTGCCGGGCAGATCGCGGAAAAGGTCCGGGGTTGCCATGTGGAGCGGTTGCAATCCGTGACGGCCGATCAACTGGAAGAGCTCGCCCAGAGTTATCGGGTGCCCTGCCTGGCGTTGGCCCTTGCCGAGCCGGGCGGAGTCGGGTGGCGCATTTATGCGCATTACAACGCGCACACCGCGCCGCAGCTGTGGCAGGACAGTCAGCGGCTGGGCACGGACCTGGATTCGCTGAACGGCACGGTCACCCACCAGATCGACTTTAGCGTGCCAACCCCTCTGGTCCACCTGCAAAGTGCATTCGGCAACGCCAATGGATTTCTGTTGCCGCACCACAAGGAAGGCTCGGTCAAGGCATGGCTGTTGTTCGGGTTCTATGACGCGGCGCAGCAGGTTCCCGATCTCGGTGAGCGGGAGTGGATGAACCTGTGTTCGGCGCTTGCGGGGCCGATTCTTTATCGGCACGCCGACCAGGCCCACCGGCATCAACTGGAACGGCTGGCGGTGCTGCAGGACCTGCTAGGCACCGGTTGGTGGGAATTGTTGCCCGACAGCGAGGAGGTGCAACTGGCGCCGCAGCTGGCGCGCACCCTCGGCTTGCCGGAGACGAGCGATGTGCTGCCGCTTGCCGAGTGGCTGCAACTGATTCACCCCGCCGACCGCCACGAACTGGAAAGCCGGATGGGCCTGTTGCGCGACCAGGGCACACCGATGCTGTCGTGCGTCAGGCTGCGGCAGGACGACTCTGGCGAGGCTCCGGTCTGGTTGCGCATTCAAGGTCAAGTGCTGGTCAGCGGGCAGGCACGTCGCGTATTGGGCTTCATGCTCGACGTCAGCGATATCAAGAATCAGGAAACGCAGGCGGCCGCGGCGCATGCGCGGCTCGACAACCTGATCGCCAGTTCGCCGGCCGTGATCTACGTGCTGGAGTACGACAGAGGCAGCCTGGAACCGACGTTCTTCAGCGCCAGCCTGACGCCACTTCTGGGCTGGACCCTCGCCGAATGCAGCGACGGCCAGCTCACCCAATACATTCATCCCGAGGACCGCGACATCTGGTTTCAGCGCACCCGTCAGTTGTTGCGCGAAGGGGTGGTCAGTTGCCGTTATCGGCTGCGGGACAAAAAGGGCGAATACCACTGGTTGCTGGACGAAGCCCGGCTTCTGCGCGACGACCTCGGCATGCCGGTGGAAGCAGTCGGGCTCTGGCTGGATGTCACCGAGGCAACCCAGGCCACCGAGCGCGTGCGCGAAAGCGAGGAGCGTTACCGGATTCTGGTCGAAGACTCACCCGCGATGATTTGCCGCTACACACCGGACCTGAGGTTGAATTTCGGCAACCGGCCGTTGGCGGATTATCTGGAGTGCACGCCTGCCGAACTGCCCGGCATCAATCTGGGCGAATGGTTTTCGGCGGAGCAGAAAGAAGCCTTCCTGCGGCGCATCGACGAACTGACACCGGAGTCGCCGACGACCACGGCGGAGATCTGCCTGGAACTGCCGGGACGCGAACATGCCTGGTGGGTCTGGGCGGATCGCGGGGTGTTCGATGACAGCGGCAAATTGATCGAGATTCAGGCCGTCGGCCGTGACAACACGGAAATTCGCCGCACGCGCATGCAGCTCAACCAGAGCGCGAAAATGGCGACCCTCGGTGAGATGGCGACGGGTTTGGCGCACGAGATCAACCAGCCCCTCAACGTCATGCGCATGGCGGTGGTGAACGTGCTCAAGCGCCTGAGCAACGGTGATGTGGAAGTCGATTATCTGACTGACAAGCTCAACCGTATCGATACCCAGGTGCAGCGCGCCGCGAGGGTGGTCAACCACATGCGCGTGTTCGGCAGGCGTTCGGAAATCGAACAGCAACTCTTCGACCCGATCGACGCCGTGGACGGCACCCTGAACATGCTGAGCGAAGGCATGAAGGGCAAGGGCGTCGAACTGCAAATTGACGAGCCCGGGCCGCGCGTTCAGGTGCGCGGTCATGTGGATCAGCTTGAGCAGGTGCTGATCAACCTGATGGTCAACGCGCGAGATGCGTTGCTCTCCAAGCGTGAAAAGAACCACGACTTCGAACCCTGGATCGCCCTGCATGTGGAGCAGGACGAGCAGACGATCTGGCTGGTCGTCGAGGACAACGGCGGCGGCATCGATCCGCGTCTGCTGGAGCGTATCTTCGAACCGTTCTTCACCACCAAACCGGTGGGCGTCGGCACCGGGCTCGGCTTGTCGGTGAGCTACGGCATCGTCGAGCAGATGGGCGGGCGATTGAGTGTCAGCAACTCAAGCGAAGGTGCGTGCTTCCGGGTTGCGTTGCCGATCGTGCGGGAATAG
- a CDS encoding pilus assembly protein TadG-related protein: MSPLMSSCARRDRQRGAIGLLAALTMALALLCTLVVVDSGRLYMEKRSLQRVADMAALEAASLNGSCAGASTANSYATQSATRNGFTVTDSTRTLTTRCGLLSTGADSRRSFVVDATKSDAIQVIVSHSVARSIAAGIGAMFDTNPTPTDIQLTAVAVATPPLQPLAQLTINSTLATVDSSQAGLLNTLWGGLLGGTLNLSAVGYNGLANTNINLLSYLDQLAIDVNAKAGDYTALLATNVSIKQLLKTAATVLPQNNSAVQAAISGLLSVSTIASGSTIRLQDLLSVQTGLPSAGLNTNLNVFSLVQGFVQVANSKSAVYATVPANVLGLVGLSTKVKIVEPSQLSAAGDPRLATTNSTDPNQIYVRTAQVRTLTTVDLSSLGSELGLASSAISLALGLLNADVQIAPAPLRLDISLEAASASSHVTGFTCASDDTKSLAADTNTALVKLKVGKIDSSAWNSSASDLPAPQELVLLDVRTGTPKTSFGGGGVGLMVNLPIAPNRATLNFAKPAEINATPSPVLSLSGPPNIVTQLGNSLGNPVVLHTASSGGLLGLVLNTVMGIVNGLVSTIAGLLGTLLGPLLDPLLNLVLKNLGVNIANVNVGANLSCHPAQAVLVI; this comes from the coding sequence ATGTCTCCCCTGATGTCCTCCTGCGCACGCCGGGATCGGCAGCGAGGTGCCATAGGATTGTTGGCAGCGCTGACGATGGCCCTGGCCTTGCTTTGCACCCTGGTGGTGGTCGACAGCGGTCGGCTCTACATGGAAAAACGTTCCTTGCAGCGGGTCGCCGACATGGCCGCGCTGGAAGCCGCGAGCCTGAACGGTAGTTGCGCGGGAGCCAGCACCGCCAACAGCTATGCGACGCAGAGCGCCACGCGCAACGGCTTCACCGTCACGGACAGCACCCGCACCCTGACCACACGCTGCGGCCTCCTCTCCACCGGCGCCGACAGCCGCCGCAGTTTTGTGGTGGACGCCACAAAATCCGACGCCATTCAGGTCATCGTCAGCCACTCCGTCGCCCGCAGCATTGCAGCGGGCATTGGCGCGATGTTCGACACCAACCCGACGCCGACGGACATTCAGCTGACCGCGGTCGCTGTTGCGACCCCGCCGTTGCAGCCGTTGGCGCAGTTGACGATTAACAGCACCCTCGCCACTGTCGACAGCAGTCAGGCCGGATTACTGAATACGTTATGGGGCGGACTGCTGGGCGGAACGCTGAATCTCTCTGCGGTCGGCTACAACGGCCTGGCGAACACCAACATCAATCTGCTGAGCTACCTAGACCAGTTGGCAATCGACGTAAACGCAAAGGCGGGCGACTACACAGCGTTGCTTGCGACCAACGTTTCAATTAAACAACTGCTGAAGACCGCCGCAACCGTATTGCCTCAGAATAATTCGGCTGTGCAGGCTGCGATCAGTGGCTTGCTCAGTGTGAGCACCATCGCCAGCGGTTCCACCATCAGGCTTCAGGACCTTTTGAGCGTGCAGACCGGGCTTCCCTCGGCCGGGCTCAATACCAACCTTAATGTGTTCAGCCTGGTCCAAGGGTTCGTACAGGTCGCCAACAGCAAAAGCGCCGTCTATGCCACGGTTCCTGCCAATGTTCTGGGACTGGTCGGGCTGAGCACCAAGGTGAAAATCGTCGAGCCGTCGCAACTCTCTGCCGCAGGCGATCCACGTCTTGCGACTACCAACAGCACCGACCCCAATCAGATCTATGTCAGGACGGCGCAGGTACGTACCTTGACGACCGTAGACCTCAGCTCTTTGGGTTCGGAGCTTGGCCTGGCCAGCAGCGCCATAAGTCTGGCTTTGGGCCTGTTGAATGCCGATGTTCAGATTGCTCCGGCGCCTTTAAGACTGGATATCAGTCTGGAAGCGGCAAGCGCCAGCAGCCACGTCACCGGGTTTACCTGCGCCTCCGACGACACCAAGAGCCTGGCTGCCGATACCAATACAGCCTTGGTGAAACTGAAGGTCGGCAAGATCGATAGCAGCGCCTGGAATTCCTCGGCCAGCGATTTACCCGCGCCTCAAGAACTGGTGCTGCTGGACGTGCGCACCGGTACACCGAAGACCAGCTTCGGCGGCGGCGGTGTGGGTTTGATGGTGAACCTTCCCATCGCCCCTAACCGCGCCACGCTGAATTTTGCCAAGCCTGCGGAGATCAATGCAACGCCGTCGCCGGTGCTTTCACTGAGCGGTCCTCCCAACATCGTGACGCAACTGGGAAACAGCCTGGGCAACCCGGTCGTTTTGCATACGGCGAGCAGTGGCGGCCTGCTGGGGCTGGTTCTGAACACGGTAATGGGGATCGTGAACGGTTTGGTGAGCACGATTGCCGGACTGCTCGGCACGTTGCTGGGACCGCTTCTGGATCCGTTGCTGAACCTGGTGCTGAAAAATCTCGGGGTAAACATCGCCAACGTCAACGTCGGCGCCAACCTCAGCTGTCATCCCGCTCAGGCGGTTTTGGTGATCTGA
- a CDS encoding DUF4136 domain-containing protein, producing MFRCIAVVCVALLLAACQTDRVNRDFDAQRDFGGYRTWAWKEPGLQYQPNDPRIKSDLTEQRIRQSVSEQLDQRGLRMAAPGAKADLQVQAWLIVENRQQMVTTNYGGGGYWGNPWGGYWGGPIGTETRNVDYKVSTLQIDMLDGKDGKLVWRGSTEQVVSDSNANPAARELALRQTVQKILQQYPPH from the coding sequence ATGTTTCGCTGTATCGCTGTTGTGTGTGTTGCCCTGCTGCTCGCCGCCTGCCAGACCGATCGGGTCAATCGTGACTTCGACGCTCAGCGCGACTTCGGCGGGTACCGAACCTGGGCCTGGAAAGAACCCGGCCTGCAATATCAACCCAACGACCCACGCATCAAGAGTGACCTGACCGAACAACGCATTCGACAGTCAGTGAGCGAGCAACTCGATCAACGGGGCCTGCGCATGGCCGCGCCGGGCGCCAAAGCTGACTTGCAGGTGCAAGCCTGGTTGATTGTCGAGAATCGCCAACAGATGGTCACCACCAACTATGGCGGTGGCGGCTATTGGGGCAACCCGTGGGGCGGTTACTGGGGCGGACCGATCGGCACTGAGACGCGCAACGTCGATTACAAGGTCTCGACCCTGCAGATCGACATGCTCGACGGTAAGGACGGCAAACTGGTGTGGCGCGGCAGCACTGAGCAGGTCGTGAGCGACAGCAACGCCAACCCGGCGGCGCGCGAACTGGCGCTGCGTCAGACCGTGCAGAAAATTCTTCAGCAGTATCCACCTCATTGA
- a CDS encoding DUF4136 domain-containing protein, translating into MKRRLALLALCLGLAACQSPNPYNAVSAAIPPAPPHAANAIDMSAYPAAPRDFGRYRNWTWLNGQLPPGTQWADSAQVAEAVSNGLDQRGLRPSQNPQAADLRVTADTRTETRIRQVRDDYYDPYYGGAGVGYYNGYRNGYGGYASVPIVRTYQEQVVVVRISMFDARSGQPVWSASAETGSGCDQSDRAKALRQAVQRALTAYPPT; encoded by the coding sequence ATGAAACGCCGCCTTGCTTTGCTTGCCCTCTGCCTGGGACTCGCCGCGTGCCAGAGTCCCAACCCCTACAACGCCGTGTCCGCCGCGATCCCGCCTGCGCCGCCACACGCGGCCAATGCGATCGACATGAGTGCCTACCCGGCCGCGCCACGTGACTTCGGTCGCTATCGCAACTGGACGTGGCTCAACGGCCAACTGCCGCCTGGCACTCAATGGGCTGACTCCGCACAAGTGGCCGAAGCGGTAAGCAATGGACTGGATCAGCGCGGTCTTCGTCCTTCGCAGAACCCCCAGGCCGCCGACTTGCGCGTAACCGCTGACACCCGGACAGAGACCCGTATCCGGCAAGTCAGGGACGATTATTACGACCCGTATTACGGCGGCGCGGGTGTGGGGTACTACAACGGCTATCGCAACGGTTACGGCGGCTACGCCAGTGTGCCGATTGTCCGCACCTACCAAGAGCAAGTGGTGGTCGTGCGCATCAGTATGTTCGATGCCCGCAGCGGCCAGCCGGTGTGGAGCGCCAGCGCCGAAACCGGCAGTGGCTGTGATCAGTCGGATCGCGCCAAGGCGCTGCGTCAGGCCGTTCAGCGCGCGTTGACAGCGTATCCTCCTACGTAG
- a CDS encoding methyltransferase domain-containing protein — MSDRHFDQLATRFAEKIYGGAKGAIRLAVLQADLKESLPDRPLRVLDIGAGLGHMSLWLAERGHDVTLAEPAEPMLEGARQRFDEAGQSGTFIQAPWQDLPGKLTEPYDLVLCHAVLEWLAEPHTILPALHQLTKADGWLSLAFYNRDALIYRNLLKGHFKKMRRNTLAGEKQSLTPQQPLDPRELAAQLEGQWQVETQSGVRVFHDYMPVEFQAKAELADLLEMELAHRRHPSFAGLGRYLHWMCRPV, encoded by the coding sequence ATGAGCGATCGGCATTTCGACCAGTTGGCGACGCGCTTCGCCGAGAAAATCTACGGCGGCGCAAAAGGCGCGATCCGTCTGGCGGTGTTGCAGGCGGACCTGAAGGAAAGCCTGCCGGATCGCCCTTTGCGCGTGCTGGACATCGGCGCGGGTCTGGGTCACATGTCGTTGTGGCTGGCCGAGCGTGGCCATGACGTCACGCTGGCTGAACCTGCTGAGCCGATGCTTGAGGGTGCGCGCCAGCGCTTTGACGAAGCGGGTCAATCGGGCACGTTCATTCAAGCGCCATGGCAGGACCTGCCCGGCAAGTTGACCGAGCCCTACGATCTGGTGCTCTGCCATGCGGTGCTGGAGTGGCTGGCCGAGCCTCATACGATCCTGCCTGCGCTGCATCAACTGACCAAAGCCGACGGCTGGTTGTCGCTGGCGTTCTACAACCGCGACGCGCTGATCTACCGCAATCTGCTCAAAGGCCATTTCAAGAAAATGCGCCGAAACACCCTGGCCGGTGAAAAACAGAGCCTGACCCCGCAACAACCTCTTGATCCCCGCGAATTAGCAGCGCAACTTGAAGGTCAGTGGCAGGTCGAAACCCAGAGTGGCGTTCGTGTTTTCCACGATTACATGCCGGTGGAGTTTCAGGCGAAAGCCGAGCTCGCAGATTTACTGGAAATGGAGCTCGCGCATCGACGTCACCCAAGTTTTGCCGGACTGGGACGTTATCTGCACTGGATGTGCCGACCTGTTTGA